Proteins encoded in a region of the Flammeovirga yaeyamensis genome:
- the trhA gene encoding PAQR family membrane homeostasis protein TrhA, with protein sequence MHIITRDKEEIVNTITHGLGVVLSIVAMVLLLIKADSTTQYVVYSIFGVSMISLYSSSTAYHLIAIEKVKLFLRKLDHSGIFLLIAGTYTPFAFLSLEQSGGLYIGIFVWVIALAGMIYKLFFKIKYAWLSNLMYLAMGWIAVFKLSTLHAELQEGFWFLIAGGVAYSVGVIFYAMKKLPYSHAIWHLFVLLGSAFMFLSVYLFT encoded by the coding sequence ATGCACATTATTACCCGAGATAAAGAAGAAATTGTAAATACAATTACCCATGGGTTGGGAGTGGTATTAAGCATTGTGGCAATGGTGTTGTTACTAATAAAGGCCGATTCAACAACACAATATGTAGTGTATTCTATTTTTGGAGTAAGTATGATTTCCCTTTACTCATCTTCAACTGCTTATCATTTAATTGCCATAGAAAAAGTAAAACTGTTTTTAAGAAAATTAGATCATAGTGGAATATTCCTTTTGATTGCAGGTACCTATACACCTTTTGCATTTCTATCACTTGAACAAAGTGGGGGATTGTATATTGGAATATTTGTTTGGGTAATTGCTTTAGCTGGAATGATATACAAGTTATTCTTCAAGATAAAATATGCTTGGTTATCTAACTTAATGTATTTAGCAATGGGGTGGATTGCCGTTTTTAAACTATCCACTTTGCATGCAGAATTACAAGAAGGTTTTTGGTTTCTAATAGCAGGAGGTGTTGCTTATTCGGTGGGAGTGATATTCTATGCAATGAAAAAATTACCGTATTCACATGCTATATGGCATTTATTTGTACTCTTAGGAAGTGCATTTATGTTCTTAAGTGTGTACCTATTTACATAA
- the nqrF gene encoding NADH:ubiquinone reductase (Na(+)-transporting) subunit F, whose amino-acid sequence MELSVVVPAAIVAFTVLILLLVFVLLFAQMKLVQSGDVKIVLNGDESNPVVVAAGSTLLTTLSAQKIFLPSACGGGGTCAMCKCRVTDGGGDVLPTEVGHLSRAEQHENVRLACQVKVKNDMQVQIPEEIFGIKKWECEVVSNYNVATFIKEFVVKLPEGETLDFEAGGYIQIDVPEVTVDFKDMDITAHPRMGKKADEFQPDWDNFGLWDLKMVNDEEIFRAYSMANHPAEGNIVMLNIRIATPPWDRAKNGWMDVNPGICSSYVFSRKPGDKVTVSGPYGEFFIKDTDAEMIYVGGGAGMAPMRSHLFHLFHTLKTNRKVQFWYGGRSRRELFYEEDFAKIEAEFPNFKFYKVLSEPLPEDNWTNKTDLNDSEGDGYTGFVHQALIDNYLSKHDEPEEIEFYFCGPPMMNAAVIKMTEDFGIPKENVSFDDFGG is encoded by the coding sequence ATGGAACTATCAGTAGTAGTACCTGCAGCGATTGTGGCCTTTACGGTCTTGATCCTGTTATTGGTTTTTGTACTCCTGTTCGCCCAGATGAAGTTAGTACAAAGTGGTGACGTTAAGATCGTTCTTAACGGTGACGAATCAAACCCAGTAGTTGTAGCTGCGGGTTCAACACTTTTGACTACACTTTCAGCGCAGAAAATCTTTTTGCCTTCTGCATGTGGTGGCGGTGGTACTTGTGCGATGTGTAAATGTCGCGTTACAGACGGTGGTGGAGATGTACTCCCAACCGAAGTAGGTCACTTATCTCGTGCCGAACAACATGAAAACGTACGCCTTGCTTGTCAGGTTAAAGTAAAAAATGACATGCAAGTTCAAATACCAGAAGAAATCTTCGGAATTAAGAAATGGGAATGTGAAGTTGTATCTAACTACAACGTAGCAACTTTCATTAAAGAATTCGTTGTGAAGCTTCCTGAAGGTGAGACATTGGACTTCGAAGCAGGTGGATATATTCAGATTGACGTACCAGAGGTAACTGTAGACTTCAAAGACATGGACATCACTGCTCACCCTCGTATGGGTAAGAAAGCTGATGAGTTCCAACCAGATTGGGATAACTTTGGTCTTTGGGATCTTAAAATGGTTAACGATGAGGAGATCTTCCGTGCTTACTCAATGGCTAACCACCCAGCTGAAGGTAACATTGTCATGTTGAACATCCGTATCGCAACTCCACCTTGGGATAGAGCGAAAAACGGTTGGATGGATGTGAACCCAGGTATCTGTTCTTCTTACGTATTCTCACGTAAGCCAGGTGACAAGGTAACTGTTTCAGGTCCTTATGGTGAATTCTTCATCAAAGACACAGATGCTGAAATGATCTATGTAGGTGGTGGTGCAGGTATGGCGCCAATGCGTTCGCACTTATTCCACTTATTCCACACACTAAAAACTAACCGTAAGGTTCAGTTCTGGTATGGTGGTCGTTCACGTCGTGAATTATTCTACGAAGAAGATTTCGCTAAGATTGAAGCTGAATTCCCTAACTTCAAGTTCTACAAAGTATTGTCTGAGCCTCTTCCTGAAGATAACTGGACAAATAAAACTGACTTGAACGATAGTGAAGGCGATGGTTACACAGGTTTTGTACACCAAGCTTTAATCGATAACTACTTATCGAAACACGATGAGCCAGAGGAAATCGAATTCTACTTCTGTGGTCCTCCAATGATGAACGCAGCGGTAATTAAGATGACGGAAGACTTTGGTATTCCAAAAGAAAATGTATCGTTTGACGACTTCGGTGGTTAA
- a CDS encoding CHAT domain-containing protein produces MLKYFILLLSIYLFSHTLFANQTINPDVIKSLQEQGRFEEAKKLANTWISETENEYGDHAIEVVIPLLVTSELSILHYEYFEAIELLNKSIEIMDKSSGWLYPDYALALNYLAFCKINVGDAFAAFPILNEAEMIYYKTLTQQHPDFNLCNINRAILNMHLGEFQKSEDYFNKSFEFAANLNKSGLKSKSENTISKEWLYIYFAKLYTKWYKPEKAIDLLEKAQEGLIEGDRKKSPVYAILLEALANHYFYINDYKMSYTFYNSLISHRKEHFGENQLATIMAYLDLGKLMAEKGYLKEALNNYSVVEKNLSKFKNNSNLKTELMLCITDVHLQKGDTESTKQYLDKISKDDLGKRELYYHYLKILGEYYFLQGDYINAELNLMELVSIVRQEKVFFTEYYSEAIVILSDLFITLGRTQSAIGICETEVRFLKRRGMENSVVYQNLKLTLLNAQFNEDMLDSIQTLEDIKSVEDQLTLLVNPKHPLFIKSNTIRGEIATKKEEFDQAIAYFHKAIEIANYHGIDEMQYQRIKIVDLAGSIFIRKGELDKALDEYRVIKGKFTEESVYWPGYLGRIAYVKSLLGEWEEAKELAIKGVDMRFKQYDTQLNFTSEDEKINYIHHTSGIFNYFFSLMTKREGFKSQEMVEKCYDLQINYRKYFLKESIARKAKIDQLGKYRNKMNFSDYVNHLEAQKSKLATANYLSVKERNDLHINSYMLTDRINNLEKSLSFASETDEDSLQLSEYVTWKDVQDKLDDNEVAVEIIKLKCINPKESFYVAIAVSSDCKTPQFIPIGNAALMENDLFTVYTKETQPKTRSLVFKSNSAPKVSAYDLYWKPIQKGLDSFKDNIDKIYISKDGIYNAVNLNVLYNKETKKYLIEEEDIELVISTSDIRKNIKMSEFKNNEICLFGNPAFEESSESNFIREVDESSSEQEKYSFYLTDLPGTKTELENTENLFKSKGWNVSTYYRNNATEGNIKNLKNSPAIMHIATHGIYIDKMINPILQNSLLKSGLFFTEVTSNNNKSLEEIYQSGNDGLLTAYEVKDLDLKNTSLLILSACQSGVSDISDGDGISGLQYAFSIAGVESIVMSLWSVDDLATQKLMNEFYKQWFETKDIDKAFRAAQIKMMKEYKDPYYWGAFVMVH; encoded by the coding sequence ATGTTGAAATACTTTATTTTACTACTTTCTATATATTTATTTTCACATACATTATTTGCTAATCAAACAATTAACCCAGACGTAATTAAATCTTTACAAGAACAAGGAAGATTTGAAGAAGCCAAAAAATTAGCAAATACTTGGATAAGCGAAACAGAAAATGAATATGGAGACCATGCCATTGAGGTGGTCATTCCTTTATTGGTAACTTCTGAATTATCAATCCTTCATTACGAATATTTTGAAGCTATAGAGTTGTTAAACAAATCCATTGAAATAATGGATAAGTCTTCAGGGTGGCTATACCCTGATTACGCCTTGGCTTTAAATTATTTGGCCTTTTGTAAGATTAATGTAGGAGACGCTTTTGCGGCTTTTCCTATTCTTAATGAGGCTGAAATGATTTACTACAAAACATTAACCCAACAACACCCTGATTTCAATTTATGCAATATCAATAGAGCAATTCTGAATATGCACCTTGGTGAGTTTCAAAAAAGCGAAGACTATTTTAATAAATCATTTGAATTTGCAGCCAACCTAAATAAGAGTGGTTTAAAGAGTAAATCAGAGAATACAATTAGTAAGGAATGGTTATATATCTATTTCGCCAAACTTTACACTAAATGGTATAAACCAGAAAAGGCAATTGATTTATTAGAAAAAGCCCAAGAAGGGTTAATCGAAGGTGACCGCAAGAAAAGCCCTGTGTATGCTATTCTTTTAGAAGCTTTAGCCAATCATTATTTTTATATCAATGACTATAAAATGTCATACACGTTTTATAACAGTCTAATAAGCCATCGTAAAGAGCATTTTGGTGAAAATCAATTAGCCACCATTATGGCCTATTTAGATTTAGGAAAATTGATGGCTGAAAAAGGATACTTAAAGGAAGCTTTGAATAATTATTCAGTAGTTGAAAAAAATCTATCAAAATTTAAAAATAATAGTAACCTAAAAACGGAATTGATGCTTTGTATCACTGATGTCCATTTACAAAAAGGAGACACAGAAAGTACAAAACAATATCTTGATAAAATTAGCAAAGATGATTTAGGGAAAAGAGAACTGTATTACCACTACTTAAAGATATTAGGTGAATACTATTTCCTTCAAGGAGATTATATTAATGCAGAACTTAATTTGATGGAATTGGTCTCTATCGTTCGTCAAGAAAAAGTATTCTTTACAGAATATTATAGCGAAGCAATAGTGATTCTATCTGACCTCTTTATCACTCTAGGAAGAACTCAAAGTGCCATTGGTATTTGCGAAACGGAAGTGCGTTTTCTTAAAAGAAGAGGTATGGAAAATAGTGTGGTGTATCAAAACCTAAAGCTAACCCTTCTGAATGCTCAGTTCAATGAAGATATGTTGGATAGCATTCAAACTTTGGAAGATATTAAATCAGTTGAGGATCAGTTGACGTTACTGGTAAATCCAAAGCATCCTTTGTTTATTAAATCAAATACTATCAGAGGGGAGATAGCTACTAAAAAAGAAGAATTTGATCAAGCCATAGCTTATTTCCACAAAGCTATTGAGATAGCCAATTATCATGGAATTGATGAAATGCAATATCAAAGAATAAAAATTGTTGACTTAGCAGGAAGTATTTTTATTAGGAAAGGGGAGTTGGATAAAGCTTTGGATGAGTACAGAGTAATCAAAGGTAAATTCACTGAAGAGTCGGTCTATTGGCCAGGCTACTTAGGAAGGATTGCCTATGTGAAATCTCTTTTAGGTGAATGGGAAGAAGCAAAAGAGTTAGCGATTAAGGGAGTAGATATGCGATTTAAACAATACGATACCCAGCTCAATTTTACTTCTGAAGATGAAAAAATCAACTATATCCATCACACTTCGGGTATCTTCAATTACTTTTTTAGTTTGATGACCAAAAGAGAAGGGTTTAAATCTCAAGAAATGGTGGAAAAGTGTTACGATCTTCAAATCAATTATCGTAAGTACTTTTTGAAAGAATCGATTGCACGAAAAGCGAAAATAGATCAGCTTGGAAAGTATCGAAATAAGATGAACTTTTCTGATTATGTCAACCACTTAGAAGCACAGAAGTCTAAATTAGCAACAGCAAACTATCTGTCAGTTAAAGAACGAAATGATCTTCATATTAACTCTTATATGTTGACAGACCGTATTAATAATTTAGAGAAGTCGTTAAGTTTTGCTTCTGAAACTGATGAAGATTCTCTTCAATTATCTGAGTATGTTACATGGAAAGATGTACAAGATAAATTAGACGATAATGAAGTAGCTGTTGAAATCATTAAGTTGAAATGTATTAATCCAAAAGAGTCATTTTATGTGGCAATTGCAGTATCATCAGATTGTAAAACACCACAATTTATTCCCATCGGAAATGCAGCATTGATGGAAAACGACTTGTTTACTGTTTATACAAAGGAAACACAGCCTAAAACAAGGTCATTAGTATTTAAGAGTAATTCTGCGCCTAAAGTTTCTGCATACGATCTTTACTGGAAACCTATACAGAAAGGATTAGATTCCTTTAAAGATAATATCGATAAAATATACATCAGCAAAGATGGTATATATAATGCAGTGAACTTGAATGTGCTTTATAATAAGGAAACAAAGAAGTATTTAATTGAAGAAGAAGATATTGAGTTAGTTATTAGTACATCAGATATACGAAAGAATATCAAGATGTCTGAATTTAAGAATAATGAGATCTGCCTTTTTGGTAACCCGGCTTTTGAGGAGAGTTCAGAATCTAATTTTATAAGAGAAGTAGATGAATCATCTTCTGAACAAGAGAAGTATTCGTTTTATCTTACAGATTTACCTGGAACCAAAACAGAGTTGGAAAACACAGAAAACCTATTTAAAAGTAAGGGTTGGAATGTGAGTACCTATTATAGAAACAATGCCACAGAAGGGAACATCAAAAATCTGAAAAACTCACCAGCAATTATGCATATTGCAACTCATGGTATCTATATTGATAAGATGATCAACCCTATTTTACAAAACTCATTATTAAAATCAGGTTTGTTTTTTACAGAGGTGACATCCAATAACAATAAGTCTTTAGAAGAGATTTATCAATCAGGGAATGATGGATTGTTGACTGCATATGAAGTAAAAGACTTGGATCTTAAGAATACATCCTTATTAATTTTATCAGCCTGCCAATCCGGAGTATCTGATATATCCGACGGGGATGGTATTTCAGGGTTACAATATGCTTTTAGTATCGCTGGAGTAGAATCTATAGTGATGAGCCTTTGGAGTGTAGACGATCTAGCTACCCAAAAGTTGATGAATGAATTTTACAAACAATGGTTTGAAACCAAAGATATTGATAAAGCATTTCGTGCTGCACAAATCAAAATGATGAAAGAATACAAAGATCCTTATTATTGGGGAGCCTTTGTGATGGTTCATTAA